CAGTAGACAAGTACATTTATCtgctatggccctgttcgctttttttataatccgtctttttcagcttattttttcagccggaacagtgttttctctcacatcaaatcagccgaaacagtgtttcagttcgttttatatatatatatatacaccatgATTTTTGCGATGGAGACCTTCAACCGTTACtatatactcctactcctatctATACAAGTATCCGTATTTGTATCCAAGCCCTTGCATAGTCAAATCCAGAGACCTCACTGTAAAATCCCCAAATCCTGGGGCCagtcccttcccttcccttcccttgcaATTCACCGCGCCCACCGGACGGGAAGACTCCAGCGCCATATTCACTTATACCGTACTTTttccacaacaaatcagtcattatcagccaaccgaacagggcaCAGGCTCACGCCACGGTTTCACACGAGCAAATCCCGCCGCCTCCTCCCCGCGCACGCACCCCTTCCCATCCTCCCCCGGAGCACGAGGCGAGCGCGAGGCGAGCCGGGCCGCCGGATATGGCGCCGTCGGCGCCGGACGGCGGGGCCGAGTCGCAGCGGCAGGCGGACCTGCTCAAGCAGGAGGGCAACGCCTTCTTCAGGAAGGAACGCCTCAGCGCCGCCATCGACGCCTACACCGGGGTACGCCTGACCGACTGACTCCCCGCTCCCGGCGGCCGGATTCTCCGCCTGATTCGCGTGCTGCGCGCTTGCCGTTCCGAATACCAGTTATATAGGCGTCCTTTCTGTTCCCCTGTCCTGTCGATGCGCTGTGGAGTGGGTTACAAGTGTGGTGCGCAGCATTTTGCTGAGCGCGGCTGGTGCGTCCCGCTGATAAATTCTCTGAATCTGTGCTGGATTATCCGAGATTGCTTCCAGAATGCTACTGTGTAGTAACCATGGCCTGGTGAATTGGTTTGTGGTGTTGGTACAGCTGTCAGAATGGTTCACGTGATGTGTTTTGGCTCTTTTGTTGAAGAAAACACTTGAGGATTGAAGATGGTTACCTGGTGATGTAGGCTTATTTGTGGGCACCGGTTAGGTGGTTTGATTACTGATTTTAAATATTGCTTCCTGCTATATGGAGTAGTTTGTTTGCTTGAAAGTTAAAACAGAGATACTTGCTATCTAGTTGAGATTTGCTGTGCAACAATGCAGGTTGCAGAGAATTTTACCTTTTAAGCTATTTTGGGGGTGGGGCTAGGCAATGCTAAATTGCTAATGTGCAGTCCTCTGTAGTTTGCTAGACATTTAATGTTAGGCAGGGAAATGGATTAAGAGGGGTTACTGGGAGAGGTACGAAATTGAATGGAGAGTTGATAGAGGAATTTTTCCAATCTTTTGCCAGGGTTTACAAACATCATAGGCTTCTAACATTCCTATCCTTGCAAACCACGGACTTATTGAAAATTGATTCTAGATTAAGGAACGTGACATCGAATGAGTTGGTTTTAGCCACTCAGCTAAGGCTATAGCCTACCTCTAGTTACCTGAGTAGCCGCTTTTGTCTGGCCTTTCCAAGAAACTGATGTTAGTTGTAGTAAATGCACATACATAGTTGAATCAATGAACACTGAATGTTAGTAAAACTGATGTCATCTGTAGTTGAAACCTATCTTGCACATCTCTTGCTAACTTCAGTGCCTATTTTGGTTGACAGGCCATAACTCTCTGCCCAAATGTTGCAGTATACTGGACCAACCGAGCACTTTGCTATAGGAAGCAGAAGTATGTAAAATTGCTAGTCCCTTTTATATTGTTTTGTATTATTGATCAATTTGGTGCACAATCTGAGTGTTTGATTCGTGTATTATGTTCCTATCTAAATGGCCAGTGAGTGGGCTAAAGTCGAGGGAGATTGCAGAACGGCTATCCAGCTTGACAGCCAGTCTGTTAAGGTGAGTGGGTGCCTTGACTTGTCTTTCATTAAATTAATTCCTTTATGCATTTTGTTCCCATCTGACTATGAGCACATACCAAATTATCGAGAAAGCACTCTGTGCATTCTATATACCTTGTTTTCTCATAAGGAAAGGAATTTCAATGATCAAAATTTTTCATTGACCAAACATGTAATATAGTTAGTATACCATCACACCTCTTGCGCATATCCACATGCTAGCTGAGTTATGCTTCATTTGGTATTGCGGGAACCAACTTCTTTTCAAGAAGTAGGTGAAGTAAAAACTTGTAGACATTTGATCCATGAATTTTCCATTTGTATTGCATTTTTTATGATTTATTCACATTCACTCGTGGGCACACTACAATGCAAGTGATAACTAAGAATATCTATTTTAGAGCCAAAACGAACTATTTTTTTGGAACTGTTATGATTCTGTATGCTAACTTGATTGTACGACTTAGTACAATATGAAACTGACCTGACGTATTTAGTAAGATATATGCTTCATACATGTACAGGGTTTATTCCAGGATTCTTTGACTTCTTCAAGGGAGCGTGTAATATATGTTTATGAGTACATCTTGGGATGTGATGTTATGGAGTCAAGGGAAGGAACATATAACCCAAATAAAACCAAACACCATAGAATCTGTTTGTTACTTGTTTGCAAACTTCGATCCATCTGGACTCTCTGGCTTTAATCATTTTGAATTGGACTTGATTCACTGTTGAAATTGAGGTGGCACCGCATTTGAGCATAgttctttttttctttcctgGATGAGGAAAACATCACATTTATCCTATCCAACAATGTTAATACTCCTAATCACGTCTTAAGATGATAACTTGCTTATTTTGTTGGCAGGCGCATTACATGCTCGGGCTAGCTCTTGTCAACAGCCAAAGATTGTCAGAAGGAATAAAATCACTGGAGAAGGTATCCCCCTCTCTCACAAGCATGTGTCTGTGTGCTTGTATTACTTTTCTAGTTTGCTGTTTTAACTTATAATCAGTTTTGAACACCTTTACCAACCATCAACAGTTGCCCTGTTAAAAACTTTTATCAAGCTGAGCTCCCACAGTTACTTGCTTCAGCTGTGCACGCCtgtgtataaataaaaataatgtTCTCATGGTGGGCTGACGATCTTATTTCTTTGGTCCTAGCATCGAACTTTTGTGTATAAATAAAGGCCTCAAGCTGGTCTTTGCTCCTGCTCCATCTTGTCACATACAATGTTAGCTGTCTCGGCACAGGATTGGTAAAAGAGCATAGAACACCACTTTTAACAAAATATTATCATCCAGATACACTGTTCTTGTATTTTTCCATCTGGTAAGGACAACAGTTCTGAGTGACCTGAGTCTGAATTACGAATAGTTGAACTGACAATTAGACAGCACATGCAAAATGCAGGGAAACTATAATTTCTAGTCCCACCACCTTTAGTGCAGTTGTCTCTTTGGACAAATTATGTTGTTTGAGTTAGGAATTTAGAATTCAATTTCTCTTTATTCCATTTTTAATGATGAACAAAACTTTTGAAAACTAGTCATTGGAGCTTGGAAGGGGTGCACATCCTGCAAGCTACATGGTTGAAGAGATATGGCAGGAGCTTTCTAAagcaaaatacatcaaatggGAGAGCTTATCAAGAGAGCGAACTTGTCAACTGCAAAAGCTAAAGTGCGTGACGAATTTCTCTTTTCCGGACAGGGTTATACTGTCGTACCCTAATGTATTTGTTCTGTGTTTTCCAGGGTAGCATGTAAAGAAGCCCTAAGGTGTTACAACAGCCTTGATAACCCAGCTGCAGGTGTGCCAGTAGAACAGCTAAATGAGCTCGACGAAGTTTTCAAGAAGGCTGCAAAAACTGATACTCCAGCAGAAGTACTACGCTGCCTCAGGCAACATTTACTTCGGCTGTTTTGTCTGGTCTAACCACTCAGCCTATCTTATTTCCAGGTTCCTGACCATCTCTGTTGCAAAATTACACTTGATATCTTCAGAGACCCGGTGATCACCCCAAGCGGGGTTACTTATGAGAGGGCTGTACTTCTTGACCACCTTCAAACGGTAACCGACACAAGCACTGACAGTTTCTTGCAAAAGCACTTGTGGTTGACATATCAAATTTATGAACTTTGTAATTTATATAGGTGGGGAAGTTTGACCCGGTGACCCGTGAGGCACTTGAACCACACCAGCTGGTTCCGAATCTTGCCATCAAGGAAGCTGTACATGCATTTTTGAGCGAGCATGGCTGGGCTTATAAGATTAGGTGATTGATTTACATATACTGGGTTGGAGGTGAGTTTAGCAATACAGGTTTTGGCTACTGTCGGATTTGACAATGGGAATTTTTGTTTACTGTTGGGGGGCGGATTTTAATCTGGGATGGCTGTGTACAGATTCACCTTCTCCAGTTGTTGATCTGCCTGTACATATGAGGTGCTCGTTATGATATTAATTGTAAACAGTACACAATGGAAGTGAAGTTGAATGTCTGAATTCCTGATTGCTGTTTCATTTAAGAGAATCAGCAGAATTCTGTAGGATTTATCAGATGTAGAAAGGCTTGCGCACTAGTAAGAGCCAAGAGGGAGGGGAAATGGTGACTCGAGCTGATTTGAtcacaatcatgttctttattttATGAACCATGATGTGTGAAGTTTATGAATCATTTACTAAAAAGGTGCCTCTTCTAGTTGAGGTTCCCAAGCAATCCCACTCGCAAGCAAAAACGGCTACATGAGCTTACCATAGGTCTGCAAGTGTGTCTCCTTTAGAGCACCACCACCACAGGTGGCTGCAACAAGGACGTGCAGCAGTTGCTGTGACCTGTGGCTTTGCATAGAAGGGTCAATGTCAAGAAGGCAAGAAGCCAGCAGGTGGCTGCAACAGGGACACGAGTTTGAGAACAAATGCATGATCCTGACTGCATCTTCAGTTCTGAATCTGCTAGACCATTTTTTGCTTTTGTGTGTGAGCAGTGCTAAATTGAGCCGGGAAAACAGCAGCAGCTGGCTCGTACCTACGGTGCCTTGCTGTGAAAGCACACATGGAGGAGATCGAGCTGAGCTGACTGCCTGTGCCTGTAGTAGAATGCACACACATGCGGGATCTTTTCACGGGGACGCAAAGGCATCGCCATCGTGCAAAGCTTCTCGTCTCATTTGTGATCTCTCATCACCAACAGAGTACAGCAGTGGATGCCCCCCGTGTTCAGCGAGCGAGGTGTGTCAAAACGGCAAGGTGTGTATGCGTTGACTACCACTGCATGTTGCAAGTGAATACTGCTGCAGTGCAGGCTGGTGGGATGACATGACCATGGACCGATGCAAGCTCTCAGCCAGTCAGCAGCGCCGCTGAAATCCTCCAACTCCCAGATAAGAAACCTGACAAGTTGAGAGGCCATCGATCTCTACTTTGTTCACTCCTCAAGCAACAGCTCAGCTCAGTTGCTCCTTCCCTGATCGTCACCTCACCCAGTCAGTCAGTCACCCTACCAATGGAGGACTGGAGGAGTAGGACTTACCAAAACCCCAAAACCACGCCCCTATAAACACCACCATGGCTGACAATGTCACTGCGTGCAAGAACCggagtgttgttgttgttgttgcaccATGGGGAGCATGGACTACGACAATGACAAGAAGCCCAGGGAGCAGCAGGCCAGGAGGTCGAGGACGACCATGCTCCTCCTAATTCTCAGCAACGCGGCCTCCATCCTCATCTTCTCCGGTGCCGGCGCGGCGCTCCACGCGCACGTCGGGCGGCACTACCCGGCCGTAGTCCACGCGTGGGGCTCGGCGAAGCTGCTCCGCGAGCTCAACGTCACCGGGCTGGCGATGGCGGCCAGCCACGCCGAGGTGGTGGACCTGTCGGGGCGCCTCACCGCGGCCAACAAGGTCATGGAGGCCATCCTCGGCGGCAAGGCCGCCAAGCGCGACATGGAGGCAGCCCGGGAGGAGCAGCGggaggcggcggccggcgggctgTGGCAGCGGGACCGGGACCAGGACCTCGGCGACGAGCTGAAGCTGGCGGTCGGCCCGCACAAGCTCCCGCACAGGCGCCTGGCCGGAGGcgccggcgggggcgggggcgtggACGAGGTGATGTTCCCGGCGCTGGGGCAGGCGTGCCACCGGTACCGTGACGAGATGGAGCGGTACATGAACTACACGGTGGGAGGGGAGTGCCCCTCCGACGAGGCGTTCGCGCAGCGGCTGATGCTCAAGGGGTGCGAGCCGCTACCGCGGCGGCGGTGCCGGCCGCCCACCCCGGCGGGGTACGTGGAGCCGACGCCGCTGCCGGCGAGCCTGTGGGCGATCCCGCCGGACACCAGCATCGTGTGGGACGCGTACACGTGCAAGAACTACGGTTGCCTCGTGAACCGCGGCAAGGCCAAGGGCAGCTACGACTGCAAGGACTGCTTCGACCTCCGCGGCCGGGAGAAGGACCGCTGGGTGCGCCGCCCCGGCGAGAAGGCGGACGACGAACAGAACTCGCTCGACTACACCATCGACGGCGTGCTGGGGTTGCTGCCGAAGGGCAGCGTGCGCATCGGGCTGGACATCGGCGGTGGGTCCGGGACGTTCGCGGCGCGGATGCGTGAGCGCGGCGTCACCGTGGTGACCACGTCCATGAACTTCGACGGGCCGTTCAACAGCTTCATCGCGTCAAGGGGGTTGGTTCCGATGCACCTCAGCGTGGCCATCCGGCTGCCCTTCTTCGACGGCACGCTGGACGTGGTGCACTCCATGCACGTGCTCAGCAGCTGGATCCCCGACGCCATGCTCGAGTCGGCGCTCTTCGACGTCTACCGGGTGCTGCGCCCCGGCGGCGTGTTCTGGCTGGACCACTTCTTCTGCCTCGGCACGCAGCTGGACGCTACGTACCTGCCCATGTTCGACCGGATCGGGTTCAAGAAGCTGCGGTGGCACGCCGGCAGGAAGCTCGACAGGGGCATCCACATGGACGAGTGGTACATCTCCGCGCTGCTCCAGAAGCCCAGGAGGTGACTGGGCACGGATGTATGCATGCTTACGTTTACGTATCCAAGAACGACACAAACACAACTCGCAACTTTCTGACTCAACACGGAGTATGTTATGCATTCATTTCAACCCAAAAGGTTAAACCGGCGAGAAAGTCACTCAATTCTATTTAGGCCCTGTTCGGTCCCGGGGAATGACGTCCCGGAACCGTTCCGGCTAGGATTGACCAT
This DNA window, taken from Miscanthus floridulus cultivar M001 chromosome 13, ASM1932011v1, whole genome shotgun sequence, encodes the following:
- the LOC136500369 gene encoding E3 ubiquitin-protein ligase CHIP-like gives rise to the protein MAPSAPDGGAESQRQADLLKQEGNAFFRKERLSAAIDAYTGAITLCPNVAVYWTNRALCYRKQNEWAKVEGDCRTAIQLDSQSVKAHYMLGLALVNSQRLSEGIKSLEKSLELGRGAHPASYMVEEIWQELSKAKYIKWESLSRERTCQLQKLKVACKEALRCYNSLDNPAAGVPVEQLNELDEVFKKAAKTDTPAEVPDHLCCKITLDIFRDPVITPSGVTYERAVLLDHLQTVGKFDPVTREALEPHQLVPNLAIKEAVHAFLSEHGWAYKIR
- the LOC136498951 gene encoding probable methyltransferase At1g29790; its protein translation is MGSMDYDNDKKPREQQARRSRTTMLLLILSNAASILIFSGAGAALHAHVGRHYPAVVHAWGSAKLLRELNVTGLAMAASHAEVVDLSGRLTAANKVMEAILGGKAAKRDMEAAREEQREAAAGGLWQRDRDQDLGDELKLAVGPHKLPHRRLAGGAGGGGGVDEVMFPALGQACHRYRDEMERYMNYTVGGECPSDEAFAQRLMLKGCEPLPRRRCRPPTPAGYVEPTPLPASLWAIPPDTSIVWDAYTCKNYGCLVNRGKAKGSYDCKDCFDLRGREKDRWVRRPGEKADDEQNSLDYTIDGVLGLLPKGSVRIGLDIGGGSGTFAARMRERGVTVVTTSMNFDGPFNSFIASRGLVPMHLSVAIRLPFFDGTLDVVHSMHVLSSWIPDAMLESALFDVYRVLRPGGVFWLDHFFCLGTQLDATYLPMFDRIGFKKLRWHAGRKLDRGIHMDEWYISALLQKPRR